The DNA sequence CTATGGGAACCTGGTGTATTTTATCCTGAGCAACGGCTTAGGACCAACCCAAACCAGATACTTTGCTTTCCGCACAATACATTCTATATCAATATCTAAACTGAAATCCTAAATGCGCATCTATGACAAATATCACATTCTTGTAAAAATTCAAATGAAGCAAGGGGAAAAACAGAGGAGGGGATGGGTGTATGTGTATGCATGTGTTAGCTGAGAAATTATTAAGCCTTTCATCTTAACAGCATGTAAATTCTCTTGctattatttctcttatttttttccatGTCACGTAATCAAGTTCTCCAAACAAGAATCTACTAAAAATCTTCAAATTCCTTAACAACGAATATCTTTGAAAGACGAGGTACCATGTCATGGTAGCAAGGGAAGAAGTAAGCTTCTTTGAGAACATCCACGATGTACAAATAATTCATAATACAGCATTTCAGATCAGTAAAAAAGACAAGGCTTAAGatataagaaacaaaaaaaggaaaagacgtACCATCTTCACGTTGATTTCCATCACTATCTACTGGGGCTGGCTCCAAAATGTTCATTGAGTTTTGGATTAGATCAGAGGTACTTGAGATATTAAGCATTCGCATGCAGCTATTTCTGTTCTGAATCCGGGGGACATAAAGCTTTTTCCCCTTCAGCTTCTGACACTCttgattgaaaaaaattaataataataagaaatccCAGAAAAACATGATGACTAATACTCTTCAAAAAATTCACCATAGCAAAACAAAAAGGATGTAATCTCTTAAGAGAACTGAGGCAGtgtttgcttttgatttttttccttcagaAAGCATCCAACATCAAGCTGACTTGCTTGATGAAACAATTGTGCCcctcccaccccctcccccaccccacatGCATGCCCAGTGCCGCAGTCAATGCAAACACGTGTGcacaaataaaagagaaagtaaAAACGACACATACTGTAGAAACATCTTGTAATTCATCTGTCAAATGAGCTTTCAATAATGAGCACTTTTgactcataaaaataaaaaatgaaatgatgcaaAACAAACTCAACTGCAAAAAATATTGGCCATAACCTCACTTCACCACCTGCTCAGCCAGCTGTATATTAAAGCTGTGGGACTGGGAATTCACCCCTCCCCATTAGATGAAGTCCTTAATACTTAtttggaaaaaggaaaatgtaaaccatttttttagaatgatCCCAAACATCTGATCCACCCATTTATTTCCTAAAGCAATCACCATATTTCTTTTATGTGTCATTGTAAGTGTATATGTGCATATGTTTGTGTCTGTCTgaaaagtaataataacaaGTTTCATTGATATCACCAAAACAGAATTACAAAAAGATGTACACTATGGTTCATGAGCTGCATATGTCCGTACATAAATAAACTCAATCAATCCTGCCACGTCTAATTAGAACAATATGGGATATATTTGATTACACTCATCCAAACAAGTTGAATATTACCCCAAATGATGTATTAAGTGGAACCAACTAGATTATTGTCCTGAAAACCCTTTCCCCAACCAGTGAGAAAAATATGTTCAATCACACGCCACCCATATAACAACTGGCAGTGACAGTTCCTTTGTAAAACCTCAATGCAGTGTTTGTAAGGTACCTCAGACATCCATTATTTCCATGAGTGAAAGTTGCATAAGAAACAAAAGATACAAAAAGAAGGGTAATGCCACATTAGTGACCCCACAGACATGCTAATGTACTAGCACTAACCACTCGATCGGAAAAATGGACTTGAAAAGAATGGTCAAAATATATTGTTAATTACCTTCTACAAAAAGCTGTAGAAAACTCAACTGCCAAGAAAGATATTATATCACCTGTGCAAATAAAAAGTTGCGACACAACCTAAGCACCTCAAGAGGCATGTCAacagccaaggaggaagagaaaatgCACCTTCAGCTGTATTGCACAATATTGCCGACAAAATTTTTGATGTGTTGACTTCCCGCAAGGAATCACAGCTTATATAAGCACATACACTCTTGCTAGACTTAAACCATGAAGCTTCCAAAACAATATCCTGAATTGCAATATCTGAAAGAAGCCAATTTTAGAAACAGGTGGTCACCGAATAGACAGTATCTAAGTAATGAAAAGTAAAGATACTAAATAAGGTTTTTTCCTATGAAGTGTCATCTGTGagctataatttttttttttttttgtggtgtgGGGGTGAATAAGCTATGAAGATTTTAATACCATTCCTCCCAAGAATTGAACAGaaaagaattaaggaaaaaaaaaaaaaaaagatttaacaACACACAAACAACAAAGAGAGATAAAACTATGACTACGTTGAAATCAGAGAAGggctttgaaaaatattttgtgCTATGTAATAAATACTCTTGAATGTAATAATGCATTGATGAATCCAAAACATAGTTCCAGATTATAGACAACTAATCGTGATTTACCCTTTGCCATTATTGAAACTAAGTATTACAAACCTCCAAACGCTTAAGTTACAGGCTAGGTAAAACAAACTTCTATTATACAAGTTTTGGAATTATGAAGCATCACAGATTTATTTTAAAGACTACAGGTTTTAATGAGAATTTTAGCTCTCCAGTATCTGTGAGTTTCTTTCAACaagaagtaaaaagaaaaaaaatataacaagcAATGATTCAACATAACTAAATCAAAGCATAAAAAAAGGTTCTAATTCGCATCCCTCTCTTTCCATCGCACTTTACCATGTCCATATCTTCTCAAAACTTTGAACTTTCACATTATTTATGTCcctttgcattaattgaatagcTCAAGCATCCTATAAGCAATCAGAAAACAGCATTCTGTACCAACCTAACAATAGAAATCAAAAATCTGAATTGGTAATTAGGGTTAGCGTCCTTTGCCAGTATTTGGTTTTGTTCCGACGGAATTGTAAAAAGGATAACTAATTGCAGAGTGAAGCAAAAGGGATCAATAAGAAATAGGTTACAACGCTGCACAGAGATAAACTAATTTACCTATATAACTAGTACTTAGAACATGAGCtttcaattaaacaaaaatacgaaaattgaatccaaaagaagaagaaaagacctTCTAGGTATCTCTGTGCGGGGCTCATGACCTTGAGCTCCTTTCGCAAATTTGATCGCAGGGCTTTCTTCTGCTTAGTAATGGCGTCGAGACTAATGTCTTCGTTCATGGTGACGAAGGAGCGGTGAGAGTCACCGGGTGGGGGATTGATAGCAGAACGGGAGGATCTGGGGGGAAAGTAGATTTGAGGGGCTGCAGATGCAAATGGACAAGCTCGGATCATCAGCAGCAGCTCCTTTGACTTCTGGATTAGCTCA is a window from the Macadamia integrifolia cultivar HAES 741 chromosome 5, SCU_Mint_v3, whole genome shotgun sequence genome containing:
- the LOC122078143 gene encoding 5-formyltetrahydrofolate cyclo-ligase, mitochondrial-like is translated as MSKYELIQKSKELLLMIRACPFASAAPQIYFPPRSSRSAINPPPGDSHRSFVTMNEDISLDAITKQKKALRSNLRKELKVMSPAQRYLEDIAIQDIVLEASWFKSSKSVCAYISCDSLREVNTSKILSAILCNTAEECQKLKGKKLYVPRIQNRNSCMRMLNISSTSDLIQNSMNILEPAPVDSDGNQREDVMQTTDPVDLFLLPGLAFDRSGRRLGRGGGYYDLLLSKYQELAAERKWKQPLLVALSYSLQIMDEGVIAVTPNDVPVDALVSPAGVIPISPTAFERM